The following nucleotide sequence is from Hirundo rustica isolate bHirRus1 chromosome 15, bHirRus1.pri.v3, whole genome shotgun sequence.
TGAGGAGGGTGTGGGGCTGGACTGGTGCCGggctggcagccccagcagcaggcagggggtgcaggAGCTGTTCAACTCAGTCTCACTGGGgtgtgagggagggaggggagcacGGATTGCTGCTGGCAGTCCCAGAGGAAAGTAGCTGCATCCCCTCAGACTCAAAGAGACTGAAGCTGCAGCGTCAAATGCTGTTCTTCCCTCAGCGTTCCCACATGGCTCTGATCAGCTGGATCGTGGCTCCGtgtgctgctgtcctgcctgATGGATCACACAGGACTTGCTTCAGTGGCTGGGTGCTCCCATGCGGAGCCAGGCCAGGCCCCTGTGCTCGGAATTCTCGGCTCACTGGTTCCTGATGGGCCAGGTGAGGGCACAGCGTGGGCTGGGTGTGAGGAAACGCCCTCAGGAGCTGTCTGGGAGCTGCATCCCATCGTGCTGGAAGCCTTGGGCCTGCCGGGCTTGTGTCActcaggaatatttttcaaGGTTCCGGGCAGTAAACACATTTCTTAAAATGCGAGTCTGAGACTTCTGTTTCTCCATGGCTTCAGGCCTCGCTGTATCTCTGAGTCTTGGCCCTTCACATGCATCAAGGtgcttcctgcttttccctggtttccctgctggaattcAGCTAAATCTCTCCTGTAGCAGTGTCaggatccagcctgtccctcgTCTTGCTCTGAGCTGGCCTTTGCAGCTCTTCATGGGATGCTTTATCCCACTGCTCTCCAACCCCAGCCTGGGgctcctctgtgtccccaggtggttcctgctccattccctccccagtgtcctgttcctgcacctcttcccaggggctgctgctcccatggGAGCTGCGCTCCTCGTGCAGGCCTGAGTTAAGCTGTGGAAGCAGTGAAGGTGGTGGCCTTGCATctgctgtccctccctcccGGACTCTgagcccctcctgcctgcctccctcTCCGCCTTTGGGACTCACCCTCACAGTCAGGTTTTGGGAACACAGGGAAGTTCTGGGTTTCCGCTAACGAGCCTGGATTACAGCAGGCAGGCAGTGcctggaggagagcaggagcagcatccagccctgctcccgcTGCACAGGGACCCACACCCGAGCAGGTTTCCCCTCAGGcaattttccaggaaaattttGTCTGACCTTTGGACACTTATCTGGGATTTGGAGAGCTGGGCAGTAGCGCTGGAATCTGTCAGGGCTGTTGGCTTCTGTGGGATAGCTGGGAATTTCTCGCTCCCTCCCTGGGAATGTGCCACCCACCTGGGGCTTGCAGGGAATGCAGGGAGCCCCCGGCAGCCTGGATCCCTCACCCTGAGGGGCTCCGGGGAGAAATCCCGGCTGTGGGCAGCACGAGCTTTGGAAAAAACGTAACTTACAAGGTGGGTTGCAATAGCTCCAAAGGTTTATTTGTCTGCTGCCATTTATCAGGTGAGCAACGAGCGGCTTTCTGTGCCCTGCCTACACCTGCTGCTGCAAGGAATCATTACAGCAAGTCCTCTGCCCCCTTCCCTAAGCTCTGGGGGGGCTTTTAGGATTTCTCCACCGCTCCATGGCAGGAAAAcgctttgattttttttttttttctcataaaggtcctggcctgggcagggctgccccTCGCTGTGGccgcagggctgggggtgcagcaTTCCCCCATCCAGAGatgctcctgctgggagcagccacgCTCTGCCCTGGAGGCTGCCATTTAAATATTGAAGGACCGAAATACTCAGTTTGAAGCCCGGGCTGGGGCCGGCGCCCATCCAGCATCTTCTGAGCGAGGCGGCTGCTGGAGGTGGCGGCAACTCTCTGCTCGGCTGGGGGTGGCCACGGAGCCCCGGCTGCCGCTGCTGCCCCGGgggggccggggagggggcgggtgAGGGTCCCTGGGAGGGCcggcccagctcagcagtgaGCAAAGCTCTCCTGGGCAGTGTCACGGAGGTCCAGCCCCGCCAGGCCCGGGGGGTGCAGGCAGGTGAGGTTGTTGTAGGTGTAGACGGGGACGTGGGCGTCGTCCCCCTCGGCCACCGACTGCGCGAAGCGCGGCACCACGGCggggtgctgcagggagaagTCCCGCAGGCCCTTCAGGGAGCAGTTGCAGTGCCAGTTGTTGCcccccagccacagctgctccagggtgaAGGGGGGGCACAGGAAAGCCACCGAGAAGGTCTCCAGGGAGTTGTTCCTCAGGCTGAGGTACCGCAGGTTGGCCAGGGGGAAGATGACGCTGTTGTCCAGCGTCTCCAGCTGGTTGTGGGAGAGGTCGAGCCAGAAGAGTCTCTGGAGAGGGCTGAAGGTGTCCTGGGAGATCTCCAGGAGCTGgttggaggagaggaagaggtaTTCCAGGTTGCTCAGCCCCACGAAGAGCCGGGGCGAGAGCTGGCTCAGCCTGTTGTGCTTCAGGTCGAGCTCCAGGAGCTCGTGCAGTTCGCTGAAGCTCTGGTCCTCGATGACAGAGATGCTGttgtgctgcaggaaaagccgCCGCAGGCTGGAGAGCCCGGAGAAGGTGTTGGCCCGGATCCTGCCCACGCAGCTGTGCTCCAGGTGGAGGCTGTGCAGCTTGGTGACCCCCTTGAAGACAAAGTCGGGCAGGACCTTGATGCAGTTGGCCGACAAGTGCATCACGGCCACGTTGTGCAGCCCCAGGAAGGCCCCGGCCCTGACGTCCTGCAGCTGGTTGTTGTTGAGGCTGAGCACCTCCAGCTGGCCCAGCCCCTCGAAGGTCCTCTCCGCCAGACTCCGGATCCGGTtgtgccccagctgcagctcctccaggaacTGGAGGTCCTTGAACGTCCTGGGCCTCAGGCTGGTGATGGAGTTGGTGGACAGGCGCAGGACGTGCAGGCTCAGGAGGCCCAGGAAGGTGTCCTCGTAGAGCGAGACCAGGCGGTTGTGGGACAGGTCCAGCCACCGCAGGGACTTCATGCCCACGAAGGCGCGGGGCGCGATGGCGTTGATCTGGTTGTGGTTCAGGTACAgcttctgcagcttctgcagcttGACGAAGACGTTGATCTTGATGCCCTTGAGCGCGTTCCCGCTCAGgtccagctccttcagctcgGTGAGGCTGCAGaagagctggtgctggaggtAGGGCAGCTTGTTCCCAGCCAGGATCAGCTCCCTCAGGTTGGGCAGGTCGTGGAACACCTTGTCAGGCAGCACCACCAGCGAGTTCCAGCCCAGGTTCAGGTACC
It contains:
- the IGFALS gene encoding LOW QUALITY PROTEIN: insulin-like growth factor-binding protein complex acid labile subunit (The sequence of the model RefSeq protein was modified relative to this genomic sequence to represent the inferred CDS: deleted 1 base in 1 codon), whose amino-acid sequence is MSAGKAGIPLLLPLALLLAAASQPPGGDPPKEPGDGDGPRCPSPCACSLDDYSEELNVFCSGRNLTRLPEDVPPNAKALWLDGNNFTQLPAAAFRNLSALDFLDLQSSQLGSVEQHAFHGLRSLYHLHLERNHLKHLAPHTFLHTQNLVSLSLNNNHFSKVEEGLFAGLSNLWYLNLGWNSLVVLPDKVFHDLPNLRELILAGNKLPYLQHQLFCSLTELKELDLSGNALKGIKINVFVKLQKLQKLYLNHNQINAIAPRAFVGMKSLRWLDLSHNRLVSLYEDTFLGLLSLHVLRLSTNSITSLRPRTFKDLQFLEELQLGHNRIRSLAERTFEGLGQLEVLSLNNNQLQDVRAGAFLGLHNVAVMHLSANCIKVLPDFVFKGVTKLHSLHLEHSCVGRIRANTFSGLSSLRRLFLQHNSISVIEDQSFSELHELLELDLKHNRLSQLSPRLFVGLSNLEYLFLSSNQLLEISQDTFSPLQRLFWLDLSHNQLETLDNSVIFPLANLRYLSLRNNSLETFSVAFLCPPFTLEQLWLGGNNWHCNCSLKGLRDFSLQHPAVVPRFAQSVAEGDDAHVPVYTYNNLTCLHPPGLAGLDLRDTAQESFAHC